A single Candidatus Caccoplasma merdavium DNA region contains:
- a CDS encoding DUF5123 domain-containing protein: MKIRHFFLTTLLLLPGLTGHAKETSVDVNTLTSEFNQAADQDILLLESGTYSGRLTFPNGKTLTLKAAPGAEVVFTGTFTGNESDTDGGIILDGLEIATGENYFIDMSYGNVKTITVRNCSISDIGRCFLRTNNAGKTIDAIEFTNCIISDCGANGYCFLYPQHGVKSVSVKNCTLKNYTSGESFFGPKNTTSDIVLTFIFENNTVYKWSKSSSYALCKIDAKYSNESTYTFRNNIISTAGVAGQKPLVIAAKGGSLTAQNNLIDNYGGYSVSNAVSSEIEDLTLESLDISQIFPDPENGDFTIVSTSPLASASTEGGVIGDPRWLKTFSQAVTLTTNSLPQEGGTTSPLSGNYEKGTNVTISATHNYGYRFEAWKDVEGNILSTDNPYTFTLDEDVEISATFALQTLYTLNIGKEGEGAPWGEYMLSPQKENNRYESGEEVTVTVVPNSVTTFLYWGDGTGENKQTVVMDQDRELTLHYDVVPFIVGWDFDTEKNPARNERPGDYYFKSDNQGIMSLFNGDGSSTNWGGSERTFGGKTFFCARRYTNFSDMDNPRYIVAKFSAAGYENIKIHSYIAADNNCVHKKQKMQYSIDGTHFTDLADTTFAGISSEWIAFDAMLPDTLSENSKKSIYVRWIGDATTELLGSSSGSDTEGFYLADVFVYADEMHVDDFTAPQLLSTTPAQNSNTASANGNIVLTFDEKVQAGDGEVTLNGEVLTPVFGSKTASYAYSGLTYGTTYNVVIPEGAITDLSGNRFAGVTLQFTTMERPRPAAKTFDAVVAADGTGDYTSVQAAIDAAPENRSKPYLIFIKNGVYDGLVRIPGNKPFIHLIGQDRDRTIIQYKINCAAEGDAGWDFSANNAAYYPAKDDGTVVKVSSSDFYSENISYINTWGYEQQNGPMALAMYTRNDRHAFYHCNFRSFQDTWQTSTNQVSDRLYAKECYIEGAVDYIYGGGDCLFETCELYNLRSTGSVIVAPAHKEGTRYGYVFESCTIDGVVDNKDALGRPWHNSPIAIYLNTTMKRIPSAIGWNNMGTIPALFAEYNSMDADGNPIDLSNRRTQYSYTENGETITGSCRATISAEEAARMNYDNIIPGADNWNPRQFFEPIAAPENVRKNKDILSWEACDYAICYLVLQNDSVVDITTQCQSVVDASAKSDSFTVKAVNEYGSLGPSSTAQDGTSGSNTLADDNHRPDMVAIGGNGYIEILVQSPLPVSIHNVSGQQVKEGTYQPGVHFITSLPAGFYLVNGQKVIVK, from the coding sequence ATGAAAATACGACATTTTTTCCTTACAACACTCCTTCTCTTACCGGGCTTGACAGGCCATGCCAAGGAGACGTCCGTCGATGTCAATACATTGACATCGGAATTTAACCAAGCCGCCGACCAGGACATCTTACTGCTCGAAAGTGGCACATACAGCGGTCGGCTCACTTTTCCCAACGGAAAGACCCTCACGTTGAAAGCGGCTCCGGGTGCCGAGGTCGTTTTTACCGGTACTTTCACCGGTAACGAAAGCGATACCGATGGCGGCATCATTCTCGACGGATTGGAGATTGCCACCGGAGAAAATTACTTCATCGACATGTCATACGGCAACGTAAAGACAATCACCGTGCGCAACTGCTCCATATCCGACATCGGACGCTGCTTCCTTCGCACCAACAATGCCGGAAAGACCATCGACGCCATCGAATTTACCAACTGCATCATCAGCGATTGCGGGGCCAACGGATACTGTTTCCTCTACCCCCAGCATGGCGTAAAATCGGTATCGGTAAAAAACTGTACCCTCAAAAACTATACGTCGGGCGAGAGCTTTTTCGGGCCCAAGAACACGACATCGGACATCGTCCTGACATTCATTTTTGAAAACAACACCGTATACAAATGGTCTAAAAGCTCGTCGTATGCACTGTGCAAGATAGATGCCAAGTACAGCAACGAATCGACCTACACCTTCCGCAACAACATCATCTCGACAGCCGGTGTAGCCGGGCAAAAACCCCTTGTCATTGCCGCCAAAGGGGGAAGCCTCACCGCCCAAAACAACCTCATCGACAACTACGGCGGATACTCGGTGTCGAATGCCGTAAGTTCGGAGATAGAAGACCTGACTCTCGAATCTTTAGACATCAGCCAAATATTTCCCGACCCTGAAAACGGAGATTTCACGATTGTATCGACCTCGCCTCTCGCCTCAGCCTCGACCGAAGGGGGCGTCATAGGCGACCCGCGTTGGCTGAAAACTTTCTCGCAGGCGGTCACATTGACCACCAACAGCCTGCCACAAGAGGGAGGAACCACCTCACCATTATCGGGTAATTATGAAAAAGGAACCAATGTAACCATATCGGCAACCCATAACTATGGTTACCGTTTCGAGGCTTGGAAAGATGTCGAAGGGAATATCCTCTCTACCGACAACCCCTACACGTTCACCCTTGATGAAGATGTCGAAATATCCGCCACATTTGCTTTGCAAACCCTCTATACCCTGAACATCGGAAAAGAAGGTGAAGGAGCCCCTTGGGGAGAATACATGCTCTCGCCTCAAAAAGAGAACAACCGCTATGAAAGTGGCGAAGAGGTAACCGTCACGGTTGTTCCCAACTCGGTAACCACTTTCTTGTATTGGGGCGACGGAACCGGCGAAAACAAACAAACCGTCGTCATGGACCAAGACCGTGAATTGACCCTTCATTACGATGTCGTTCCCTTTATTGTAGGTTGGGACTTCGACACAGAAAAGAACCCGGCTCGGAACGAACGGCCAGGCGACTACTATTTCAAGAGCGACAACCAAGGGATTATGTCGCTATTCAACGGAGATGGCTCCTCCACCAACTGGGGCGGCTCGGAAAGGACATTCGGCGGGAAGACATTCTTTTGTGCCCGCCGTTACACGAACTTCTCGGATATGGACAACCCCCGCTATATAGTCGCGAAGTTCTCTGCCGCGGGATATGAAAACATCAAGATACACAGCTACATTGCCGCCGACAACAACTGCGTGCACAAAAAACAGAAGATGCAATACTCCATCGACGGCACTCATTTCACCGACTTGGCCGACACGACATTCGCAGGAATAAGCAGCGAGTGGATTGCTTTCGACGCCATGTTGCCCGACACGCTTTCTGAAAACTCAAAAAAGAGCATTTATGTTCGCTGGATAGGTGATGCGACCACCGAGTTGCTTGGCTCGTCATCGGGCAGTGACACCGAGGGATTCTACTTGGCCGACGTCTTTGTATATGCCGACGAGATGCACGTCGATGACTTTACGGCACCACAACTTCTGTCGACCACTCCGGCTCAAAACTCAAACACGGCCTCGGCCAACGGCAACATCGTGCTCACATTCGATGAGAAAGTACAGGCCGGAGACGGCGAAGTAACTCTCAACGGCGAGGTTCTTACCCCGGTATTCGGCAGCAAGACGGCCAGCTATGCCTATTCGGGACTTACCTACGGAACCACCTATAATGTGGTCATTCCCGAAGGTGCCATCACCGACCTGAGCGGCAACCGGTTTGCAGGCGTCACCTTGCAATTTACCACCATGGAACGGCCGCGACCTGCCGCCAAGACTTTCGACGCTGTGGTTGCCGCCGACGGGACAGGTGACTACACCAGCGTGCAGGCGGCCATCGATGCAGCACCGGAAAACAGAAGCAAGCCCTATCTGATTTTCATCAAGAATGGCGTCTACGACGGACTGGTGCGCATACCCGGTAACAAACCCTTTATCCACCTCATCGGTCAGGACCGCGACCGCACCATCATTCAATACAAAATAAATTGTGCCGCCGAAGGAGATGCCGGCTGGGACTTCTCGGCCAACAATGCCGCCTACTATCCGGCAAAAGACGACGGCACGGTAGTGAAGGTTTCGAGCAGCGACTTTTACAGTGAGAATATCTCCTATATCAATACTTGGGGATATGAACAGCAGAACGGACCCATGGCCTTGGCCATGTATACCCGCAACGACCGCCACGCCTTCTATCATTGCAACTTCCGCTCGTTCCAGGATACTTGGCAGACCTCGACCAACCAAGTAAGCGACCGACTCTATGCAAAAGAGTGTTACATCGAAGGTGCAGTCGACTACATCTACGGAGGAGGAGACTGTCTCTTTGAAACCTGCGAACTATATAACCTGCGGTCGACGGGTAGCGTCATCGTAGCTCCGGCCCATAAAGAGGGCACCCGATATGGCTACGTCTTCGAGAGTTGCACCATCGACGGTGTGGTCGACAACAAGGACGCGTTGGGCCGCCCGTGGCACAACAGCCCCATCGCCATATATCTCAACACGACCATGAAACGCATACCCAGTGCCATCGGTTGGAACAACATGGGCACCATTCCTGCTCTCTTTGCCGAATACAACAGCATGGACGCCGACGGCAACCCCATCGACCTGAGTAACCGACGCACACAATACAGCTACACCGAAAACGGCGAAACCATTACCGGCAGCTGCCGCGCCACCATCTCGGCCGAAGAGGCTGCCCGCATGAACTACGACAACATCATACCGGGTGCCGACAACTGGAATCCGCGTCAGTTCTTCGAACCCATCGCTGCCCCCGAAAATGTCCGTAAAAACAAAGACATCTTGTCTTGGGAAGCCTGCGACTATGCCATCTGCTACCTCGTGCTGCAAAACGACTCGGTTGTCGACATCACCACCCAATGCCAAAGTGTGGTCGATGCTTCGGCAAAAAGCGACAGTTTTACCGTAAAAGCCGTGAACGAGTATGGCAGTCTCGGCCCATCGAGCACCGCCCAAGATGGCACATCGGGCAGCAATACCCTGGCAGACGACAACCATCGTCCCGACATGGTTGCCATAGGCGGTAACGGCTATATCGAAATTTTGGTACAGAGCCCTCTTCCTGTGTCGATCCACAATGTCTCAGGCCAACAGGTCAAAGAAGGCACATACCAACCGGGCGTTCACTTCATCACCTCTTTACCCGCAGGCTTTTATCTGGTCAACGGACAAAAAGTCATTGTCAAATAA
- a CDS encoding FimB/Mfa2 family fimbrial subunit: MKKCMWGILPLLLLAISCSKDDDKKINTDNTPTATAPLVTPRVAVYVDDPEGNQIDMTGILEIFPCIGNTSFYFGNYINKKLSSFNGFYPLENGEILDQYYRQLSLPEGEYNMVYWGTPVYDEPEYSHPAIITPGVSIGSDMSSLYLQLRANNDSTYAPVYDIVHAVKEADITYEDLSVALTRVVAGVKVSVTMNDSSTFSPNIASMEVRIGSIAEKMNYYTAQAENKTKTVKFGLVRSDDGKTMSNATVMLFPSAANPLFELRITMQDGSLHKLSQNLGSTLSANTRLTLNIVMGDIIVGETSGHFTIEEWEEDSETIEFPIAY, from the coding sequence ATGAAAAAATGCATGTGGGGAATACTTCCCTTGTTATTACTGGCAATCTCCTGCTCAAAAGACGATGACAAAAAAATCAACACCGACAATACCCCGACGGCAACAGCCCCTCTTGTCACGCCCCGGGTTGCCGTGTATGTCGATGACCCCGAAGGGAACCAGATAGACATGACCGGCATTCTCGAAATATTTCCCTGCATCGGAAACACATCGTTTTACTTCGGGAACTATATCAACAAGAAACTCAGTTCGTTCAACGGCTTCTATCCACTTGAAAACGGAGAAATTCTCGACCAGTATTACCGGCAACTATCGCTCCCGGAAGGAGAATACAACATGGTCTATTGGGGTACACCGGTATATGACGAACCCGAATACAGCCACCCCGCCATCATCACGCCGGGGGTAAGCATCGGCAGCGACATGTCCTCGCTCTATCTGCAACTCCGCGCCAACAATGACAGCACTTACGCACCGGTTTACGACATCGTCCACGCCGTAAAGGAAGCCGACATTACCTATGAAGACCTGAGTGTGGCCCTCACGCGTGTCGTGGCCGGAGTCAAAGTATCGGTAACCATGAACGACAGCAGCACGTTCAGCCCCAACATCGCGTCGATGGAAGTCCGCATCGGCAGCATCGCCGAAAAAATGAATTACTACACGGCCCAAGCCGAGAACAAGACCAAGACGGTCAAATTCGGGCTGGTACGCTCCGACGATGGCAAAACGATGAGCAATGCCACGGTCATGCTCTTCCCCTCGGCCGCCAATCCACTCTTTGAGTTGCGCATCACGATGCAAGACGGCAGCCTGCACAAACTGTCTCAAAACCTCGGAAGTACCCTATCCGCCAATACCCGCCTTACCCTGAATATCGTCATGGGCGACATCATCGTGGGCGAAACATCGGGACACTTCACCATCGAAGAGTGGGAAGAAGACTCAGAAACCATCGAGTTCCCCATCGCTTACTGA
- a CDS encoding right-handed parallel beta-helix repeat-containing protein codes for MMNTKLLLPALLLSVATFSPAQTTIQDAGGWYESGYVTFSLVDDAASYHVYYQNGENDYQKIDDQLVRNYGEYGRADAMGIPAGTYRFKVVPVDSDGTEMETLAAESSSCEVRAHDRTGYAFFNGKTPGAYNADASLKAGTVVLYLTENNKNTLTLDVTTSSKGAVTTCTGLQEILYGYKKGYESRPLLIRVIGQITDPAVTDKGDIVIDLSNKTACPGITIEGVGNDATLDGWGIRIKNSSSIEISNLATINCDSDEGDNIGLQQDNSYIWVHNCDFFYGHAGSDADQVKGDGALDCKKSNYVTFSYNHFWDNGKCNLLGLSGENDQMYITYHHNWYDHSDSRHPRIRSYSCHVYNNYYDGCAKYGVGSTMASSVFVENNYFRNTSKPMMISMQGTDIVSGAGTFSGETGGIIKAYGNVFAEKSSSFRFVTYQENNVEFDAYGATTRDEQVPAAVKTKLGGTSYNNFDTDPSRIYTYTPDAAEDIPALLSGQYGAGRMQHGDLQWTFNNAVDDKSYDVNSALKAAVTGYQTSLVGLFTDSGDQGSGGGEGGDGEEEGGDTPIIPSDGYDCHFTGMTPSNGFYTFTSCNYSNSKGSATVNGTTYTECLKMESSTQVSFTTTEEMTLTLVFNDGSSPNIKIDGVKVSATSGSIITQTLPAGTHTLTKADQNFLFYITLTSTTSSGIDEVKADLRNDAIYDLQGRRVTHMQPGNIYITKGQKFLYK; via the coding sequence ATGATGAACACCAAACTTCTCTTGCCGGCACTACTGCTGTCTGTTGCCACCTTCTCCCCGGCACAGACCACCATACAGGACGCCGGAGGGTGGTATGAGTCGGGTTATGTAACCTTCTCTCTGGTCGATGATGCTGCCTCTTACCACGTTTATTACCAAAACGGAGAGAACGACTACCAGAAAATCGACGACCAGTTGGTGCGCAACTATGGAGAGTATGGCCGTGCCGATGCCATGGGCATACCCGCAGGAACTTACCGATTCAAGGTCGTGCCTGTCGACAGCGACGGAACCGAGATGGAAACTCTGGCCGCCGAATCTTCCTCTTGCGAAGTGAGAGCCCATGACCGCACGGGTTATGCCTTCTTCAACGGGAAAACACCCGGAGCCTACAACGCCGACGCCAGCCTGAAAGCCGGTACCGTGGTGCTGTACCTCACCGAAAACAACAAAAACACCCTTACCCTGGACGTAACCACCAGCTCGAAAGGGGCCGTAACCACCTGCACCGGCTTGCAGGAGATACTCTACGGGTATAAGAAAGGATACGAGTCGCGTCCGCTTCTGATACGGGTCATCGGGCAGATTACCGACCCGGCCGTGACCGACAAGGGCGACATCGTCATCGACCTGAGCAACAAAACGGCCTGCCCGGGCATCACCATCGAAGGGGTGGGCAATGACGCCACGCTCGACGGGTGGGGCATACGCATCAAAAACTCCTCTTCCATCGAAATCAGCAACCTCGCCACCATCAACTGCGACAGCGACGAGGGCGACAACATCGGTCTGCAACAAGACAACAGCTACATCTGGGTGCATAACTGCGACTTCTTCTACGGCCACGCCGGTAGCGACGCCGACCAAGTGAAAGGTGATGGCGCCCTCGACTGCAAGAAGTCAAACTATGTCACCTTCTCCTACAACCACTTTTGGGACAACGGCAAGTGCAACCTGTTGGGACTAAGTGGCGAAAACGACCAAATGTATATTACCTACCACCACAACTGGTATGACCACAGCGACAGCCGCCACCCGCGCATACGCTCCTACTCCTGCCACGTCTACAACAACTACTACGACGGTTGCGCCAAGTACGGCGTAGGCTCCACCATGGCATCGAGCGTATTTGTCGAGAACAACTACTTCCGCAACACCAGCAAGCCCATGATGATTTCGATGCAGGGCACCGACATTGTCTCGGGCGCGGGCACATTCAGCGGCGAGACCGGCGGCATCATAAAAGCCTACGGAAATGTCTTTGCCGAGAAATCGTCGAGTTTCCGCTTCGTCACCTACCAAGAGAACAACGTCGAATTCGACGCCTACGGCGCCACGACGCGCGACGAACAGGTACCGGCTGCCGTAAAAACGAAACTGGGCGGCACCTCCTACAACAACTTCGATACCGACCCCTCGCGCATCTACACCTACACGCCCGATGCCGCCGAAGACATTCCCGCCCTCCTGTCGGGCCAGTACGGTGCCGGGCGCATGCAACACGGTGACCTGCAATGGACCTTCAACAACGCCGTAGACGACAAGAGTTACGACGTGAACAGCGCCCTGAAAGCCGCCGTGACCGGATACCAAACCAGCCTCGTGGGGCTCTTCACCGATAGCGGCGACCAAGGCAGCGGTGGCGGAGAAGGTGGCGATGGCGAAGAAGAGGGCGGCGATACGCCGATAATCCCTTCCGACGGATATGACTGTCACTTCACCGGCATGACCCCGTCGAACGGTTTCTATACCTTCACCTCCTGCAACTACTCCAACTCCAAAGGTTCTGCCACGGTCAACGGCACCACCTACACCGAGTGCTTGAAGATGGAATCATCGACCCAAGTCTCCTTCACCACCACCGAAGAGATGACACTCACCCTCGTCTTCAACGACGGGTCGTCGCCCAACATCAAAATCGATGGCGTGAAAGTATCGGCCACCTCGGGCAGCATCATCACCCAGACCCTCCCGGCCGGAACCCACACACTGACCAAGGCCGACCAGAACTTCCTCTTCTACATCACGCTCACCTCCACGACGAGCAGTGGCATCGACGAAGTGAAAGCCGACCTCCGCAACGATGCGATTTACGATTTGCAGGGACGTCGCGTTACCCACATGCAACCGGGCAACATCTACATCACAAAAGGGCAAAAGTTCTTATATAAATAG
- a CDS encoding response regulator, whose protein sequence is MSFRKLILLLAIFTLTTVRGESLLNVRHYSLEDGLSQNTIQSILQDDKGYIWLATWNGLERFDGYSFKNYKSYPTDRVRLSYNRITHIEKGFGSHIWCQTFGGHTYLFDSDTEQFLNPLSEQGDFISGKSPRIFPLKKGVTWVVTPNGKLYRVDEKRLTGNAASETCENIETLPNDIYTIAEDAEGQEWILTRSGTYIYNQPFESQETFRHFCLVDSTAFLASADGRLFSYTAGNKLQECRLPASFRYIDGLYALQEGTLCIATPRLLLLREKDGRFASIGAPDETSWRINRLHQSQDGAIWFFDGFEKIWRIDPSDKQARPVSYAHESQKRIRFIHEDAFGGIWIQPYYGAFSYYDPGTNTLKPAWLTRNGQKASYQAAGYEYLVDNHKNLWLCAAEGFDCLTFTPRRYTLLGEKEYGIEGLVRGLLIDHEGRLWCATKQGTISLYDTSNRYIGNLTRQGEIVPNRHAVFGSNAYTLFEDSLQRIWIGCKDDGLFIATPLNGGRYRIRHYRHNDKEPYSLSNNSVYDIRTDKRGRIWIGTYGGGLNLVENSTTQPLRFLHGGNKLKTFPPEAVKIRHICPTDSDVILVATTGGLLTFDSRFANPEGLTFHLNRSRQNQASSLSNNDVMHVYQRACGDLYVVPYSGGISRIVSDNLLSDSIEFEHFNKRNGLPSDLTYAITEAGDSILWITFQNGICRYDPQTHGIETYDRFNLSPLTISEVPPVIDKQGRLYVGTAYGTLCLDLGKIGKSDIVPPLVFTQMQIPGTDGHDIIKPIIGDTLTLSPRERNISLTFAALDYTASAAIQYAYRIKERSDTWNNLSDNRTVSFAGLPAGEWDLEIRSTNGDGVWCNNNRTLHLSVTPTFKETPWAILLYVCAGILLALLISGIFIYIANLRRSITIEQQVTQLKLKFFTDISHELRTPLTLIAAPLETTLRQDNLPADTRNNLRIAQRNVHRMLQLINQILDFRKAQNGKMELHITRVDLCELSRHTYESFEYLARKRHIDYTFTVSESPIFGYTDADKVEKILFNLLSNAFKYTPEGKHIGVSLQTADNRLFITVHDEGQGIAPEKIGKIFNRFETLGNPGNILSSGIGLSLVQELIQILHGEIQVESSLGRGSSFRVTLPISASSYPSVRLSDIVTEERADLPREEDITGKREGGDESILIVEDNDELRHFIKYVLQDDYNIITASNGKEGLDKTLSDQPSLIISDIMMPVMDGIEFLNAVKQNNDISHTMFILLSAKTSVEDRIKGLEYGADDYITKPFSPSYLKARVHNLLQKRRGLKTWYLHQTDEKAHHQATCQLTRFDDAFIRDIIQEIENNIQNSDFKIEDLADTQHISRTVFYRKIKSLTGSSPIDLVQEIRIKKAIDFLQKGNLRVSEIAYRCGFSSPQYFSRVFKEKTGQSPTEYKGGKND, encoded by the coding sequence ATGTCGTTCCGAAAACTCATCCTTCTTCTTGCCATCTTCACGCTGACAACCGTCCGGGGAGAAAGCCTTCTCAATGTCAGGCATTACTCTCTCGAAGATGGATTGTCGCAAAATACCATACAAAGCATCTTGCAAGACGACAAGGGATATATATGGCTGGCCACATGGAACGGACTGGAACGATTCGACGGATACAGCTTCAAAAACTACAAATCCTATCCCACCGACAGAGTGCGGTTGAGCTACAACCGCATCACCCATATCGAGAAAGGGTTCGGTTCGCACATTTGGTGTCAGACGTTCGGCGGCCACACCTACCTGTTCGACAGCGATACCGAGCAATTTCTCAACCCCCTGTCGGAGCAAGGCGATTTCATTTCAGGAAAATCCCCCCGCATTTTCCCTTTGAAGAAAGGCGTCACATGGGTGGTTACCCCCAATGGGAAACTATATCGCGTCGACGAAAAACGATTGACAGGAAATGCGGCCTCAGAGACATGTGAAAACATAGAGACATTGCCCAACGACATTTACACCATTGCCGAAGACGCAGAAGGGCAGGAATGGATACTCACCCGAAGCGGAACATACATATACAACCAACCGTTCGAAAGCCAAGAGACATTCCGCCACTTTTGCCTTGTAGACAGCACCGCATTCTTAGCCTCCGCCGACGGAAGACTTTTCTCATATACCGCAGGGAACAAATTACAAGAATGCCGCCTGCCGGCATCATTCCGATACATTGATGGGCTCTATGCATTGCAAGAAGGGACATTGTGCATCGCCACTCCGCGGCTGTTGCTTCTACGGGAGAAAGATGGCCGATTTGCTTCGATAGGCGCACCAGACGAAACATCGTGGCGCATCAACCGCCTCCATCAATCGCAGGACGGGGCAATATGGTTCTTCGACGGCTTTGAGAAGATATGGCGCATCGACCCGTCGGACAAACAGGCTCGCCCCGTAAGCTACGCGCATGAGTCACAAAAAAGAATCCGCTTCATACACGAAGATGCTTTCGGCGGCATCTGGATACAACCTTATTATGGAGCTTTTTCCTACTACGACCCGGGAACGAATACACTGAAACCTGCTTGGCTGACACGCAACGGCCAGAAAGCCTCATATCAGGCAGCAGGCTACGAATATCTCGTCGACAACCACAAAAATCTATGGCTGTGCGCCGCAGAAGGTTTCGACTGTCTGACATTCACGCCGCGCCGTTACACGCTTCTCGGCGAGAAAGAGTATGGAATAGAGGGTTTGGTGCGAGGTCTTCTCATCGACCACGAAGGACGGCTATGGTGTGCCACCAAACAAGGCACCATCTCATTATACGATACTTCGAACCGGTATATCGGGAACCTTACCCGACAAGGTGAAATCGTACCCAATCGCCACGCCGTCTTCGGCTCCAATGCCTACACGCTTTTTGAAGACTCCTTGCAAAGAATATGGATTGGATGCAAAGACGACGGCTTGTTCATTGCCACCCCGCTGAACGGGGGAAGATACCGGATACGGCATTACCGGCACAACGACAAAGAGCCATACAGTCTAAGCAACAATTCGGTCTACGACATACGCACCGACAAGCGGGGACGAATATGGATAGGCACCTATGGCGGGGGACTCAATCTCGTGGAAAACTCCACCACGCAACCCCTCCGTTTCCTGCACGGAGGAAACAAACTGAAAACCTTTCCACCGGAAGCCGTCAAAATACGGCACATCTGTCCCACCGACAGCGATGTGATACTGGTAGCCACAACCGGAGGATTACTCACTTTCGACAGTCGCTTCGCAAATCCCGAAGGACTGACATTCCATCTCAACCGAAGCCGACAGAACCAGGCATCGAGCCTCAGCAACAACGATGTCATGCATGTGTACCAACGGGCCTGCGGCGACCTCTACGTCGTTCCGTACAGCGGAGGCATCAGCCGCATCGTCTCCGACAACCTGCTCTCGGACAGTATCGAGTTTGAACACTTCAACAAAAGAAACGGGCTGCCTTCCGACCTCACATACGCCATAACCGAAGCCGGCGACAGCATTCTGTGGATTACATTCCAAAACGGAATCTGTCGCTACGACCCGCAAACTCACGGCATCGAGACATACGACCGCTTCAACCTCTCCCCTCTGACCATCAGCGAAGTACCGCCTGTCATCGACAAGCAGGGCAGACTCTATGTGGGAACCGCCTATGGAACATTATGTCTCGACCTCGGCAAAATAGGGAAAAGCGACATCGTGCCACCCCTCGTCTTTACACAAATGCAGATTCCAGGCACAGACGGGCACGACATCATCAAACCCATCATCGGCGATACACTCACGTTGTCGCCGCGGGAACGGAACATTTCGCTCACGTTTGCCGCTCTCGACTACACGGCCTCCGCAGCCATACAATATGCCTACCGGATAAAAGAGCGAAGCGACACATGGAACAACCTATCCGACAACCGCACCGTAAGTTTCGCCGGCCTTCCGGCAGGAGAATGGGACCTGGAAATCCGTTCGACAAATGGAGACGGCGTCTGGTGCAACAACAACCGCACCCTGCACCTCTCGGTCACCCCCACATTCAAGGAAACGCCATGGGCCATACTGTTGTATGTTTGTGCCGGTATACTGCTGGCGCTGCTTATCTCGGGCATATTCATTTATATAGCCAATCTGCGCCGCAGCATCACCATCGAGCAACAGGTAACCCAACTTAAATTGAAATTCTTTACCGACATCTCGCACGAGCTGCGCACCCCTCTCACCTTGATTGCGGCTCCACTCGAAACGACCTTGCGGCAAGACAACCTGCCGGCCGATACCCGCAACAACCTCCGCATCGCCCAACGCAACGTGCACCGCATGTTACAACTCATCAACCAGATTCTCGATTTCAGAAAGGCACAAAACGGCAAAATGGAATTGCACATCACTCGCGTCGACTTGTGCGAACTATCGCGGCACACCTACGAATCGTTTGAATATCTGGCTCGAAAGAGACACATCGACTACACGTTCACGGTGAGCGAGTCTCCGATTTTCGGGTACACCGATGCCGACAAGGTCGAAAAAATACTGTTCAATCTGCTCTCCAACGCATTCAAATACACACCGGAAGGAAAACACATTGGCGTGTCGCTCCAAACAGCCGACAACAGACTTTTTATCACCGTACATGACGAAGGGCAAGGCATCGCCCCCGAAAAAATAGGCAAAATATTCAACCGATTCGAGACATTGGGCAACCCCGGCAACATTCTTTCCTCCGGCATCGGATTATCTTTGGTACAAGAACTTATACAGATTCTGCATGGGGAAATTCAAGTCGAAAGTTCCTTGGGAAGAGGCAGCTCATTCCGTGTCACCCTACCCATATCGGCATCGAGCTATCCGAGCGTCCGACTCTCCGACATTGTCACCGAAGAGCGGGCCGACCTGCCCCGTGAAGAAGATATAACCGGGAAAAGGGAGGGCGGCGACGAGTCGATACTTATTGTTGAAGACAACGACGAACTACGGCATTTCATCAAATACGTCTTACAAGACGACTACAACATCATTACGGCTTCCAACGGAAAAGAAGGTCTCGACAAAACACTATCTGACCAACCGAGCCTCATCATCAGCGACATTATGATGCCCGTCATGGACGGCATCGAATTTCTCAATGCCGTAAAACAAAACAACGACATCTCCCACACGATGTTTATCTTGCTCTCGGCCAAGACATCGGTCGAAGACCGCATAAAAGGATTAGAGTATGGCGCCGACGACTACATCACCAAACCATTCAGTCCATCATACCTGAAAGCTCGCGTGCACAATCTGCTGCAAAAAAGACGCGGATTAAAAACGTGGTACCTGCATCAGACCGACGAAAAGGCACACCATCAAGCGACCTGCCAACTCACCCGCTTCGACGACGCCTTCATACGGGACATCATTCAAGAGATTGAAAACAATATCCAAAACAGCGATTTCAAAATCGAAGACCTGGCCGATACCCAACACATAAGCCGCACGGTATTTTATCGGAAAATAAAATCACTTACCGGAAGTTCTCCCATTGACCTTGTGCAGGAAATCCGCATAAAGAAAGCCATTGATTTTTTACAGAAAGGGAACTTGCGCGTCTCAGAAATCGCGTACCGCTGCGGCTTCTCCTCCCCCCAATATTTCAGCCGCGTATTCAAAGAGAAGACAGGTCAATCTCCGACGGAATACAAAGGTGGAAAAAATGACTAA